In Felis catus isolate Fca126 chromosome C2, F.catus_Fca126_mat1.0, whole genome shotgun sequence, a single window of DNA contains:
- the PIK3CA gene encoding phosphatidylinositol 4,5-bisphosphate 3-kinase catalytic subunit alpha isoform, whose translation MPPRPSSGELWGIHLMPPRILVECLLPNGMIVTLECLREATLITIKHELFKEARKYPLHQLLQDESSYIFVSVTQEAEREEFFDETRRLCDLRLFQPFLKVIEPVGNREEKILNREIGFAIGMPVCEFDMVKDPEVQDFRRNILNVCKEAVDLRDLNSPHSRAMYVYPPNVESSPELPKHIYNKLDKGQIIVVIWVIVSPNNDKQKYTLKINHDCVPEQVIAEAIRKKTRSMLLSSEQLKLCVLEYQGKYILKVCGCDEYFLEKYPLSQYKYIRSCIMLGRMPNLMLMAKESLYSQLPMDCFTMPSYSRRISTATPYMNGETSTKSLWVINSALRIKILCATYVNVNIRDIDKIYVRTGIYHGGEPLCDNVNTQRVPCSNPRWNEWLNYDIYIPDLPRAARLCLSICSVKGRKGAKEEHCPLAWGNINLFDYTDTLVSGKMALNLWPVPHGLEDLLNPIGVTGSNPNKETPCLELEFDWFSSVVKFPDMSVIEEHANWSVSREAGFSYSHAGLSNRLARDNELRENDKEQLRAICTRDPLSEITEQEKDFLWSHRHYCVTIPEILPKLLLSVKWNSRDEVAQMYCLVKDWPPIKPEQAMELLDCNYPDPMVRGFAVRCLEKYLTDDKLSQYLIQLVQVLKYEQYLDNLLVRFLLKKALTNQRIGHFFFWHLKSEMHNKTVSQRFGLLLESYCRACGMYLKHLNRQVEAMEKLINLTDILKQEKKDETQKVQMKFLVEQMRRPDFMDALQGFLSPLNPAHQLGNLRLEECRIMSSAKRPLWLNWENPDIMSELLFQNNEIIFKNGDDLRQDMLTLQIIRIMENIWQNQGLDLRMLPYGCLSIGDCVGLIEVVRNSHTIMQIQCKGGLKGALQFNSHTLHQWLKDKNKGEIYDAAIDLFTRSCAGYCVATFILGIGDRHNSNIMVKDDGQLFHIDFGHFLDHKKKKFGYKRERVPFVLTQDFLIVISKGAQECTKTREFERFQEMCYKAYLAIRQHANLFINLFSMMLGSGMPELQSFDDIAYIRKTLALDKTEQEALEYFMKQMNDAHHGGWTTKMDWIFHTIKQHALN comes from the exons ATGCCTCCAAGACCATCATCAGGTGAACTGTGGGGCATCCACTTGATGCCCCCAAGAATCCTAGTAGAATGTTTACTACCAAATGGAATGATAGTGACGTTAGAATGCCTCCGTGAGGCTACATTAATAACTATAAAGCATGAATTatttaaagaagcaagaaaatatcCTCTCCATCAACTTCTTCAAGATGAATCTTCTTACATTTTCGTAAGTGTTACCCAAGAAGCAGAAAGGGAAGAATTTTTTGATGAAACAAGACGACTTTGTGACCTGCGGCTTTTTCAaccctttttaaaagtaattgagCCAGTAGGCAACCGTGAAGAAAAGATCCTCAATCGAGAAATTG gttttgctATTGGCATGCCAGTGTGTGAATTTGATATGGTTAAAGATCCAGAAGTACAGGACTTCCGAAGAAATATTCTGAATGTTTGTAAAGAAGCTGTGGATCTTCGGGATCTTAATTCACCTCATAGTAGAGCAATGTATGTCTATCCTCCAAATGTAGAATCTTCACCAGAACTGCCAAAGCACATATATAATAAACTAGATAAAG GGCAAATAATAGTGGTGATTTGGGTAATAGTTTCTCCAAATAATGACAAGCAGAAGTATACTCTGAAAATCAACCATGACTGTGTGCCAGAACAAGTAATTGCTGAAGCAATCAGGAAAAAAACTCGAAGTATGTTGCTATCATCTGAACAACTAAAACTCTGTGTTTTAGAATACCAGggcaagtatattttaaaagtgtgTGGATGTGATGAATACTTCCTTGAAAAATATCCTCTAAGTCAGTATAAG TACATAAGAAGCTGTATAATGCTTGGGAGGATGCCCAATTTGATGCTGATGGCTAAAGAAAGCCTTTACTCCCAACTGCCAATGGACTGTTTCACAATGCCATCTTATTCCAGACGCATCTCCACAGCTACACCATATATGAATGGAGAAacatctacaaagtccctttGGGTTATAAATAGTGCACTCAGAATAAAAATCCTTTGTGCAACCTATGTGAATGTAAATATTCGAGACATCGACAAG atctaTGTTCGAACAGGTATCTATCATGGAGGAGAACCCTTATGTGATAATGTGAACACTCAAAGAGTACCTTGTTCTAATCCCAG GTGGAATGAATGGCTAAACTACGATATATACATTCCTGATCTTCCTCGTGCTGCTCGACTTTGCCTTTCCATTTGTTCTGTTAAAGGCCGAAAGGGTGCTAAAGAG GAACACTGTCCATTGGCCTGGGGAAATATAAACTTGTTTGATTACACAGATACTCTAGTATCtggaaaaatggctttgaatcTTTGGCCAGTAcctcatggattagaagatttGCTGAACCCTATTGGTGTTACTGGGTCAAATCCAAATAAA GAAACCCCATGCTTAGAGTTGGAGTTTGACTGGTTCAGCAGTGTGGTAAAGTTCCCAGATATGTCAGTGATTGAAGAGCATGCCAACTGGTCTGTGTCTCGAGAAGCAGGATTTAGTTATTCCCATGCAGGACTG AGTAACAGACTAGCTAGAGACAACGAATtaagagaaaatgataaagaacagCTCCGAGCAATTTGTACCCGAGATCCTCTATCTGAAATCACTGAGCAAGAGAAAGATTTTCTGTGGAGCCACAG ACACTATTGTGTAACTATCCCTGAAATTCTACCCAAACTGCTTCTGTCTGTTAAATGGAATTCTAGAGATGAAGTAGCTCAG ATGTACTGCTTAGTAAAAGATTGGCCTCCAATCAAACCTGAACAGGCAATGGAGCTTCTGGATTGTAATTACCCAGATCCTATGGTTCGAGGTTTTGCTGTTCGAtgcttggaaaaatatttaacagatGACAAGCTTTCTCAGTACTTAATTCAGCTAGTACag GTCCTAAAATATGAACAGTATTTGGATAACCTGCTTGTGAGATTTTTACTCAAGAAAGCATTGACTAATCAAAGGATTGGGCactttttcttttggcatttaaa ATCTGAGATGCACAATAAAACAGTTAGTCAGAGGTTTGGCCTGCTTTTGGAGTCGTATTGTCGTGCATGTGGGATGTATTTGAAGCACCTAAATAGGCAAGTTGAAGCTATGGAAAAGCTCATTAACTTAACTGACATTCTCAAACAAGAAAAGAAGGATGAAACACAAAAG GTACAGATGAAGTTTTTAGTTGAGCAAATGCGGAGACCAGATTTCATGGATGCTCTACAGGGTTTTCTGTCTCCTCTAAATCCTGCTCATCAACTAGGAAATCTCAG gcTTGAAGAGTGTCGAATTATGTCCTCTGCAAAAAGGCCACTGTGGTTGAATTGGGAGAACCCAGACATCATGTCAGAGTTACTCTTTCAGAACAATGAGATCATCTTTAAAAATGGGGATG ATTTACGGCAAGATATGTTAACACTGCAGATCATTCGCATTATGGAAAATATCTGGCAAAATCAAGGCCTTGATCTTCG AATGTTACCTTATGGTTGTCTGTCAATCGGTGACTGTGTGGGACTTATTGAGGTGGTTAGAAATTCTCACACTATTATGCAGATTCAATGCAAAGGTGGCCTGAAAGGCGCACTGCAGTTCAACAGCCACACTCTACACCAGTGGCTCAAAGACAAGAACAAAGGCGAAAT aTACGATGCAGCCATTGACCTGTTCACACGTTCATGTGCTGGATATTGTGTTGCTACCTTCATACTGGGAATCGGAGATCGTCACAATAGTAACATCATGGTTAAAGATGATGGACAA ctaTTTcatatagattttggacactttTTGgatcataagaagaaaaaatttggttATAAACGGGAACGTGTGCCGTTTGTTTTGACACAAGATTTCTTAATAGTGATTAGTAAAGGAGCCCAAGAATGCACAAAGACAAGAGAATTCGAAAG GTTTCAGGAGATGTGTTACAAGGCTTATCTAGCTATTCGGCAGCATGCCAATCTCTTCATAAATCTCTTCTCAATGATGCTTGGCTCTGGAATGCCAGAACTGCAATCTTTTGATGATATTGCATACATTCGAAAGACCCTAGCTTTAGATAAAACTGAACAAGAGGCTTTGGAATATTTCATGAAACAAATGAATGATGCACATCATGGTGGCTGGACAACAAAAATGGATTGGATCTTCCACACAATTAAGCAGCATGCTTTGAACTGA